Genomic DNA from Prunus persica cultivar Lovell chromosome G1, Prunus_persica_NCBIv2, whole genome shotgun sequence:
GTGGACAAAGTCATCCCgaagtttcaattttcaaaagttAATCGTTGAGCTAACGAATGTGATCAAACACGTATTCTTTAATTATGCATCCATCAAACGactcaaattataattttcttcACGTTGTTAATACATGCACGCAAACgtaataattattatattttcgGTATATAATATGACAATTGGTTACATAACAAGACGATTTCCAACATAGTATGACTTATTCCATGAATAACAGATTAATCATCCTCTGCACCATCCCCAATCAACAAATTACACCGATAAATCAGTTCATAACAAAACCATAATCATTCTCCCCCATCCCCAATTAATAATACTATGATATTAATCGTGTGTGAATGTGGAGCTGAAACCCTAATTATAATCTCCATGGGGGCTTGAAGATTTCAACGAAATTCATACCTTAAAACAGTTTTATAATCTTCAAGTGCATGACAGATGCTAGTAATCTTCTGTGCCAATTAACTGGTCTTGATAGCTACACTGACAAACGTCTAACAACTGCTTTGATCAAAATCATGGCTAATCTTCTTTGACACAAATTATTTAGTCACAAAATTGGGCAACCGAGAAGAGAGGTTGAATTTGAAAGTGTCCAAGTCACTGTTTCCCTTTGCAATCTGGAAAGTGTTCATGTCTCACAATTGCAACGTTAACTCGTCATCTGTAAGTATTTTAGTGATGAGGTTGGTTATGATTATGGAAAGATTGAGAGGTTTAGAAACAGAATTATTGAGCATTGCGACTTTATTATGAGATTTTTATTACAACACAGTATGTAGTAGCAATCCATCACAATCTCTCTATCTTTACTTGACAAACACTTCAAATATCAGATTGGTAGGGGTCTTGATCACTCTCAcctgttcttccatgaccaTCCAAAGCTTTACAGACAAGCTGCTAATTCGCAATTTAACGAAACTGCCAGGATGATGCGTGATTGACTGCAATGTTGGGCGGTATTGgagaaggaaataaaataaaagaatttcgTTTCTGTCTTCTAAATGATTGATCAAAAAGTACAAAAGCATATAACATTTTCGTCTTtgttttctctcattttccttCCTGCCAAACAGTGTCGTCCTCAGATCTGTACGAATTTTTTCAGGCCTCCAGGAACATGTTGATTTTTCTATATTAAGCATTGAAGGGCATGAACTTGAGTCATTGAAGGGCAAGAATTATAATAGTCAATTCCCCTATACTGCATTAATTTTGGTTGAGCTTGAGGCATTAATTTTTCATTGCcaagttttttgtattaaaatgtATACGCAATTAATAAGAGAtctgattttcccactcccttttgctttttaatactttttaatcaattttgttttttctctttcctattctatccttaccctacattaattttttttttacttttactttatattatttctttttctttacacttaattttccaacttacactccattttcagtattaaagggaaaaaaaaacttaatttcttactcgattaaaggaaaaagaatacaaaaaatagagtgcaaattgaaaaattaagtgtaaagaaaaagaactaatataaaagtgaagtaaaaagaaatcaatgtAGGGTAAGGGTAGAATatataggaaaaagaaagaacaaaattgattaaaaagtattaaaaagcaagaaggagtgtaagtggagaaaaaaagagtggGGAAATCACATCCCATTAATAAGTGTTGCATTATATTTTGGCATTTTGCTATCGACAAAATAAGGGTGAAAATTTTTTGGGGGGCCGTACCATGAGACTGGGGTTCCTGTTCTCCAACACAACAACATTAACATACAAAATGTGAGTAATTAGATTCCtaattataatacatatatttgcacaaaagagccaaaacaaaaggaacaaATTAAGGGGAAGGGAATCCAGGGGCTGTGTCAGATTTTTTCCCCAAACCCCATCCCCCCTCCTATTTTCCAGTATCCCTTCAAGCATGTGACTATCTTTAGGTCTTGTGCCAATTCAGTGTGCGAGCGGAAACCTCTTTTAAATGACAGGCCGTCACATCATTTGGTGAACAATATGTTTAGAAAACAAGTTGCACGAGCGTAGCGATATTCTTATGGATAATGCTAGAAGTAATACACAATGTGGTATGAAAAATGTGATAAGTCTAACATTTTCCTATTCTTATTGAATTATAGTCGTTGTTGGGGGACCTGGCGAGGACATGGCATGCACCAATTGGAGAGAGGAATTTATGCTCAAATGGAAGGATATTGGACCTCTGTGTCTGAATTTCTAGCTAGCACGATGGCTGCTTGTGTGTGAAACCAATCGGGGTTTACGTGAAGCAGTGAACATATATTTACTGTGTACAAAGCTTGGTCTTCCCCCCGACTTTGTCTTATTTGCATGTAGCTAAAAGATTATTTAATCTGTCATctttttttgcttcttctcaCTATTACTAGCTACCTCTCTCCACTGCATATTCTTCTTACCAAGCTTCGACCCAGTTATATAATTACACAAATAACCCTCCAATCTTCAGCTGTGTCCCCAAAAATTAAGATTTGTTGAAATTTCAAGTTCAAGCttcaattaataataatataaagttaattcatatatatatatatatatattacctAACAAAAGGGAAACCCGGCTTCAATATATAACTGTAGGAtgcaaatatattttaattgcaAGGACAATTTTGGCAATTCAGAGGTGCATGAGTGCAGGTGGGCAATCATGTAATAATCCCAAAACAAGGATTTCTTCCATGATCTTTCATATTATTAAAAGCCCTAAACCTGGAACCTTGTAGCTCAAGACCCATAGTAGGTGAGAACTTCAccatcacacacacacacccccAATTACTTTTCTTCACCCTATAGCTACCGGAAGTTTAAATTCTAAATTTCTTGTGCATGGTGAGCAAGAAAAGCCTCACAactatctctctctcacacatcTTCATCATTGATCAGTGGTATTCCCTCATGCACATCCGATCTTGATAttaatttatcaaaatatATTATGAAAAGTGTAAAAACTTAAAGTGTACAAAGAAGCTATCTAGCAACCTTTGTTTTTGGGGGGGTTGGGGGGGTTCTTTTGGCCATAGCTAGGTACTTAGCATCTACAAGTTTTCGATATCGTCCCTCTAGgtttatgttgttgaatataTAGTTAGACTTTTTTTTCCACCTTAGCAAGTCTTTGAGCAATTCAGTAAGATATTCTTGATTTGATTGATCTCATATCTTTGATCTTTGTGATATTTGCAGAAGCCAGACAAGTCAGAAGggcaaaaccaaaaaaaggaaattgagaTCTCCATATCATGACAGGAGAACAGAAGGAGGAATTGCCACCAGGGTTCAGATTTCATCCTACAGATGAAGAACTTATCACCTTCTATCTCATCAACAAGATAACTGATGCTACTTTTACTGGAAGGGCGATCGCAGATGTCGATCTCAACAAGTGCGAGCCATGGGAACTCCCtggtaaatatatatacacatagaCAATTATAACTTATTTGTGAGCCTtagcttcttttgttttcaataatTCATCTTGAGATcagtttctttctctttgcatgtatccatcaaaacaaaacctaaaGTTCTCATCAGATCTTGCTTActtaactcttttttttctttctttttttatgcggggaatagacgaccaataaAGTTTAGATAAATATCACTAGACCGCAGCTAGCTGATAGATCTTGCTTAGTTTTCTCAACTTattgatttaatttttctttttgttattacTTGGATTTCATGGATTGGCATCAAGTTTTTCTGAATAGAAACTCATGAGAACTTTTGCATAACATTTCTTGTgacatataataatattaattgatattttcccatatatatattcataggTAAATTTAGTAGCTTCTAGTCGAATGAATAATTTATGGTTTCTTGTTtgaatgaattatgaattatagCAAAGGCAAAAATGGGAGAGAAGGAGTGGTACTTCTTCAGCCTTCGAGATCGGAAGTACCCAACAGGAGTGAGAACAAACCGAGCAACAAACACAGGTTACTGGAAGACGACAGGGAAAGACAAGGAGATCTTCAACAGTGTGACATCTGAGATGGTTGGGATGAAGAAGACACTTGTTTTCTACAGAGGCCGAGCTCCTCGAGGCGAGAAGTCCAATTGGGTCATGCATGAATATCGTATTCATTCTAAATCCGCCTTCAGAACCTCTAAGGTACGTACCTAATTATATTCATTTCTATAATACATGGGATACTTGTATGAACTTGTTGAGTTGAGCACAagttacatatttatataatttaagaaaagataaaaggatagagagcatgattAATTCAATGCGAGATTTGTGAAACTTTGTCGACAGAGGACAGTCCGTAGtccatatataatatataattttgggTTTTACAAAAGCTTGCTAGGAGTACTTGCAAGCAAATAATAATTAGATGACTGATTACCCTTACATTTGAGTTAATTAACGATTGTATTTGCAATAATACGGGAAACTAGGGAAATTACCTGCCGTGGTGAATGGTGATGGTGGGATAATATGAAACATGGAAATCAATGCTGATAGTAGTAATATATAtgggaaagagaagaaatcaagaaacaaaaaagaattcatatttcatggaGGTAAATGATAACTTGTATCGGACATTAATTTACAATATCAAATACATTGTCGATATATGTTTTCAAATTCAAGCAAATTAATGTGGTAAATAGTAGAGTATTCACACAAAATTGACCATATATATATCGACGGTAGCACGTACAAATATATCGATATCTGGTACCAAATAGTATTTAGTAAAAGAATATTGATACCCTTCGTCTTTAAACTATGTCTTTCATTCTATATTATCATTCCATATAGATTTGATTGTGGATTGAATTAACTAACTGTAAATGCTGTGTTTAACAGGATGAATGGGTGGTTTGCCGTGTCTTCCAGAAGAGCGCAGGCATAAAAAAGTATCCAACAACCCAATCAAGAGCAGCCAATCCCTACAACCTAGAAATAGGTCCAAGTGTGGTGCCATCACCCATGATGCAGATAGGTGATCACCAATTCCCATATGGCAGAAATTACATGACAAGTGCTGAGCTGGCAGAGATTTCTAGGGTTTTAAGAAATGGCGGCAGCGGCGGTGGTGGATCATCAAATGGCACTATTAACGTACCAATCCAACCCCAATTCAACTACCCAAAtcttggaggaggaggaggagggtttACAATTTCTGGGTTAAATTTGAATCTTGGTGCGCCAGCCACCCAGCCCATGTTGAGGCCAATGCCACCACCACAACTACATCATCAAGGTCCCCCGGCTATGAACCCTCATCAGCAAGATGTTATGAGTAATGGGGCTAACAATAATTCTCTTGGTCCAGATCATCAAGCTGGATATGGTGCAATAGATATGAACAACAACAATGCAAATGGGAATGGCAACAGGTTTATGAACATGGAGCATTGTGTGGATCTTGACACCTACTGGCCTCCctattagggtttatgaaGAGAGTTATTATAATTAGTTCTAACTTCTAAGGGCGAGTTAGACCACaaacataattaataaataattaattatgataTTAATATTAGTATAGAATAGCTAGCTACATATAAGGTACTCCTGAGAATCAGAGAAATTGTATTTCCTTTCAATCTGTTGACATTTCAATTAAGCACGCCTTAATTTGTTATTCATCTCTAATGGGGTGTCTTATGGGTTAAGTATATACCCAGAGCAACTAAGGCCATCTATTGTCTTTATGAATTAGAGTTTTAAGTTATAATTACTTCTCTCCTTCAGAAACATGTCTTGGTCtttttgattttatatatcttttaaattcatttatttccatccacaatattttcttttttagtacaaagcgatagtctaaattactcacacacacaattatGATGCCGTGGAGATATAAACCTAAGATCTCTGGCCAGCAAATCAAAGTCATTTTCCGCTAGGCTAGACCTGATTGACTCCATCAACCATTTTTTAGCTTAATATAAATGGTGGTTTTTGAGTTGATAATATTTATCAGTAAACTGAAAATGGAGTAATTACATATATAACCACTCCATCTTTGTTACTAATGGATCAACTTAGAAGTTTAAGAATTGATAAATACCACAAGTTAGGAGACTGCTAGTAAGCAGAGGAAGGAAGTATGAGTTTTTAATTATCTGACAAGGCGTTGGGGTGGTTGGCCACAAAGCAGCACCACGTGCACTGGAAAAACTTTAAGAACTCGGGAGAGTGAGAACGAAAATAAACTTACTCCATAGAATTTTCTGTAGTAAGTTTACTTTCATGGCTACATTGGAGAAGCTTTTCAATTCgtgagagagtgagaaagGAATAAAACTTCTCAAAAAAGTCGCTTTTTTAATTAGTAAGTTCATTTTGTGTAGCAATGTCACCAGTTGGTCTCGGTTGGTCACTTGTAAAAACCCAATGCCATCATCATGCATCGACCATCGTGTAAGTCAATATGCCTATATCCCGGGTAATAATAATATGGTTGaatgaaaaaatttatatttatgaatttagattgtagtttttataaatagatacACATGTTATTAATATTAGTGAATAAGTAATATCACAAAGCAGTGTGAAGTCTGGTCTGGGAAGTAAaacccatttatttttttgttttggtattaGAAGTAAAAACCCATTTGTCACATTAATTGTCGTAATAAGTTGATAATTGAAACATCATCAGCCAGATAATATTGCACTGTGGTCTGAAGTTGTGGTTTCTCATGTTGTGGTTTCTCTAACAATATAACACTGatgacatgtttactaatcctAATTGGATGAGGATAAACTAAATTGAGGATGAATGGATTGAGATGAGTTAGAATCCGAATTCCCattaaagttgtttactaaatcatATGAAATTAGGGTAGGAGTCAAAATAATGAGttgaattcctgattttaTGTGAGCCTTACTTGTATTTCCATTCCTCCATATGAAGTAAACATAGGATTAATCCATAATCGAAATTCAACTTCTTATTTTAATTCCGTTtacggattagtaaacatgtcatGATAATAAAGATGTCAAAGCCATCAAAGCAAGCTCAAATTTCCTCCTGGGCCACCACATACGTCACAAGGAGCTCACACAAGTTAACCTCCATTAACAGCACTCAATAGCCTTATTAACCATCCTTAAACACACAAATCTTTTGGCACCTGGAGTTTTGACCTGTGAGATACAATGAAAAACatgattctttttaaaaaaatgagttttcaaatagtgattttaagatttaaaaatttgtttggtattgaactccaaactatttttaagatccaaacaaaattgatattaaaatcagaaaatcaaaAGCCCTAGTccctaaattaaaattaacaaaagaaaagaaaaaagatgttAGACAAAACCCTATCAATTTTGGTGGTGCAACTTAATTCGGTGGTTTTTGTGATTATTGGCTCGCAGAGACAAACCTGATCGGTAAAAGAgcgagagagaaaaaaaaactgtaaaagctcactttttttgtttttaataattctGGGGGATTGGCGTGATTTTTGAGTTtcgatttttaaaattgagtcTACCAAACAGGTTTGTTGATCAaatatgtttttgagtttataaaCTTGAATCCAAGAAGGCAAGAATTATATAGAATTATATAAAATCTCCAAGTAGGATACCAAACAGGCCTTAAGTTTCTGCGTAATCGGACAACAATACATCAAAGTTGTGGCTTACTTTAGGACGCCGAACAGCCACCACACAAGCGACTGTCTGTCCCTGGCATAATTATTTGGGATATTTCTATTTCCCAAGTCAGAAAGTCGCGGAGGTAAATATATTGTTAAAAAAACGGGGTATGGGTTGTTGAGAAACAAACATGCAGATTGCATACCAAGTTCGACGCAAACCAATGACACACCTCTTGGCCATCTCACTAAATTATTGATTCCAGTCTTCACagttaattgaaaaattataaattatataataaaaaatttgaacaaaaaagTTATAATTTTAACAACGAAAAGAGGGGCACACGACAATCATCTAGACTCTGAACTTtgtaagaataaaaaataaactagaATACACCTTGGAACAACATAATTAAAAGCTGCCCACACCATATGAACTCCTACACTTATCTGAATGTCTAACTCGTGTATCATAGTTTCTAAAACTTAAGCAAGAGATTTGAACACCGCCGTGGCTGCATCCGATTCATAAATATATCGCCTCGAAATGCCCTTGAAACAAGCACAAACCAACCTgcaagaaatagaaaaacagATACTGAGGTAAATAAACAGAACGGTAAAGTTGCACCTATCAACATAGAAGTACGGTATAGCAGTATCGGGTACAATACAAAAGGTTCATTTACTGCAGTTTGAAATGATAATGAAGTATACCTTCaaccataaaaaagaaaacgacTTGTGAACAAACTGGCAGCAGTCTACTTGTCCGGATGAACCCTTTTAGACTTACGACGTGTATGGTTGGTACTTCGAACAGGTTTCTTAGACTTTGTACTGCATGATGATAAACGAAAATTTGTAATCAGCCAAAGGAAATATTTCAGGATTACTTTTCATTTAAGAGAAAGGGACGTGCAAGATGCCAGCAAAAGAACTTTAACTGCCATCTCAACCaacaacataattaaaaagaacaGATAATTAAGAAACTAACCAGAAAAGCGAGGAGAAAATTCTGAACAGAAATATGATGGGTAGGGCCAACAAAGCAGAGGCCTGCAACATTTAAATTGTTGGtcaaacataaaatttaaaaaataaaataaaagaagctgCAAAAAGAATGTTTTCATTACACATACCGCAAACCACTCCAACTCCTTTGTAGCAAGGGCTCTTGTCAGCTCATGCCTCTTCAGCAAATCTTTTACTTTGGCTTGAACCTTTAAGgaatattaattataaagtTAATAAACTACTATAGCTCGGGTTCAGTGAATGGCTTAAGCTAAGGGTACATCCACCAATGCTAGAAAGTATCAAGGGGAAAAAATTACATACTTCAACAACATATTCAGCACTGCTGGGACAAAGAATACCgagaaaacaacacaactCATTCAGGATATGCGTCTTGTTTGACAATTTTATGACTACTATAATGTATTAACCATGTAATGACTGAGCTAATGAATTCTTAGAATCACTTGATGACAACAAACATAGAAGACAAAACAATGCAGTAATAGTCCTCAACAGTAAATGACATATGTACTGCAGTCCAAACTCTGTTCAACAGAGTCATTATTAGATAACATAAATTAAACATATATTCCATATTAAGCCAAGATGAATTGGCTTGGCGAAAgcaacttcaaattaaaagGCAACAATCAAACCTTTGAACTAATAAGTATCTAACAGTAGCATAATGAATGAAGGTTTTCCCAAATTAATGCCGATACCTGATGATGGTACGTTGACGCAGATTTGAGAAACTTCTCGTAGGCATGAACTGCCTTCTTTGTATAGGGCTTCAATACAACTCGAACTTTGTCAACATGGGGTTTTGCTACAGTCGCCACTTGATCAACATATGGCTTGCTGAACTTTTTTGCTTCCTGTCACCCAAAAATACAGCTGTAGGATGCATGTAGGCAACACAGAAAAACCACAACcccgaaaagaaaaaagtgtaTATGATAAGATAGATACCTGAAAATAAGGATCTACAACTTCTTGTGCTTTTAGAACATGTGGAGCTAATGTACTCTTTGACGTCTCATAAACTTCAACAGTTTTCGTACTTAACGATTTCACATGGGGTTCAACAGATTCTTTCACCACCACCCACTGTTCCTTGATTGCTGGGATATATTTCTTTAAAGCACAAGGACAGAGACAGGAAAAGGAAGGGAAATCCAAATTAGTATGAAATTGAAGACAAaccatttattataaaaaagttaTAAACCATCATTGAATAGTAGAACTTACTAGCATGCACGCATACATGCATACTGGCACACTAACACACATGTATACATATTGGCATgcaagtgtgtgtgtgtgtgtgtgtgtgtgtgtgtgtgtgtgtgtgtgtgtgcgtgtgtttGTGTAATCCCTGCTTAAATTATCTCTGCCATGGAAAAATCACATAGCGGGAGATGTAGGAAAACAGCAACACAACCAAATTCAGGTCCTCACATAGTGTAATGATGCAATACTAAAGTTGAAAATAAAGTTAACCTAGCTTACAGTTTTAAATGTTTCCACGTGGGGTTCAGCCCACTTTTCAGCTTGGGCTTTTTTCTCCAGGGCCTGAACAAATTTGAAGTAAGGTGCTCGTCAGTAATAGATGAATATGATACTCAGTAAATTAAGCACAAAGTTGTAAAAGAGCAAATTCCAGAAGGAACGAATGAGATTCTTCATCATACAGCAATCAACTGTAATACCTTCTGAACCGCAATATCCACTGCTGGTTTGCCATGCTCATTCCAATGTGTCTCTACAAGGGACTGCAAGTTGACAACAACTTCAACACCTTGAAGAAAGCTTTTCTTTACAAAAGTAAAATGCATTTAGTTACCTGACAATGGATTAAATGTACAGCAAGCCATGGTGGAAGCCATGCACCATGAACctgattttaaaaaacagaatATGCATTAGGGGTTGCAACCAAAATATAATAACACCACCGTTTTTTAGTATACAATATACCAGACGAGGATATATGTCACATATAATATAGGGCGACTACAAAAAAAGCATTTGCatgaataaaaataagtaaataaaaaacccgGCTTTCATATTATTTCCAAAATTCCAACTGTATCATTTGATAGATAAATTATCTAGATTACTGAAGACAATTGCAAAATGAACTGTAACAGGTATTATCTGCCAATCGCATGGATTATTAA
This window encodes:
- the LOC18790122 gene encoding NAC domain-containing protein 92, with translation MTGEQKEELPPGFRFHPTDEELITFYLINKITDATFTGRAIADVDLNKCEPWELPAKAKMGEKEWYFFSLRDRKYPTGVRTNRATNTGYWKTTGKDKEIFNSVTSEMVGMKKTLVFYRGRAPRGEKSNWVMHEYRIHSKSAFRTSKDEWVVCRVFQKSAGIKKYPTTQSRAANPYNLEIGPSVVPSPMMQIGDHQFPYGRNYMTSAELAEISRVLRNGGSGGGGSSNGTINVPIQPQFNYPNLGGGGGGFTISGLNLNLGAPATQPMLRPMPPPQLHHQGPPAMNPHQQDVMSNGANNNSLGPDHQAGYGAIDMNNNNANGNGNRFMNMEHCVDLDTYWPPY
- the LOC18792854 gene encoding uncharacterized protein LOC18792854 isoform X1: MAASKLAILSIFLALIFSQIRADVSVQGEEDAPLKPVRSDGPDSSALKIELDQLKSKIHTLEFDVDAKIKELKKKNEIIEQKEKIIQENSNSISSLQSEIESLQKKGSLDAEKQVGKAHARAGELEKKVAELKKELESQHKEKEALEARAKNAETKIDVLILKIENIEKISDDQKTKIRKTERALKVAEEEMLKAKFEATSKAKELKEVVHGAWLPPWLAVHLIHCQSLVETHWNEHGKPAVDIAVQKALEKKAQAEKWAEPHVETFKTKYIPAIKEQWVVVKESVEPHVKSLSTKTVEVYETSKSTLAPHVLKAQEVVDPYFQEAKKFSKPYVDQVATVAKPHVDKVRVVLKPYTKKAVHAYEKFLKSASTYHHQVQAKVKDLLKRHELTRALATKELEWFAASALLALPIIFLFRIFSSLFCTKSKKPVRSTNHTRRKSKRVHPDK
- the LOC18792854 gene encoding uncharacterized protein LOC18792854 isoform X3, which produces MAASKLAILSIFLALIFSQIRADVSVQGEEDAPLKPVRSDGPDSSALKIELDQLKSKIHTLEFDVDAKIKELKKKNEIIEQKEKIIQENSNSISSLQSEIESLQVAELKKELESQHKEKEALEARAKNAETKIDVLILKIENIEKISDDQKTKIRKTERALKVAEEEMLKAKFEATSKAKELKEVVHGAWLPPWLAVHLIHCQSLVETHWNEHGKPAVDIAVQKALEKKAQAEKWAEPHVETFKTKYIPAIKEQWVVVKESVEPHVKSLSTKTVEVYETSKSTLAPHVLKAQEVVDPYFQEAKKFSKPYVDQVATVAKPHVDKVRVVLKPYTKKAVHAYEKFLKSASTYHHQVQAKVKDLLKRHELTRALATKELEWFAASALLALPIIFLFRIFSSLFCTKSKKPVRSTNHTRRKSKRVHPDK
- the LOC18792854 gene encoding uncharacterized protein LOC18792854 isoform X2 — translated: MAASKLAILSIFLALIFSQIRADVSVQGEEDAPLKPVRSDGPDSSALKIELDQLKSKIHTLEFDVDAKIKELKKKNEIIEQKEKIIQENSNSISSLQSEIESLQKKGSLDAEKQVGKAHARAGELEKKVAELKKELESQHKEKEALEARAKNAETKIDVLILKIENIEKISDDQKTKIRKTERALKVAEEEMLKAKFEATSKAKELKEVHGAWLPPWLAVHLIHCQSLVETHWNEHGKPAVDIAVQKALEKKAQAEKWAEPHVETFKTKYIPAIKEQWVVVKESVEPHVKSLSTKTVEVYETSKSTLAPHVLKAQEVVDPYFQEAKKFSKPYVDQVATVAKPHVDKVRVVLKPYTKKAVHAYEKFLKSASTYHHQVQAKVKDLLKRHELTRALATKELEWFAASALLALPIIFLFRIFSSLFCTKSKKPVRSTNHTRRKSKRVHPDK